In Agrobacterium sp. RAC06, a single window of DNA contains:
- a CDS encoding NADH:ubiquinone oxidoreductase subunit NDUFA12: protein MKQFLLQIFTWWNGQTMGTRFFTWRHGKRVGEDEFGNVYYEGPMTSWGQPKRWVIYSGYAEASKIASGWHGWMHYRTDTPPSKEDYKPREWEKAHRPNQTGTAAAYRPQGSISATGERPRVTGDYDAWTPGS, encoded by the coding sequence ATGAAGCAGTTTCTCTTGCAGATCTTCACCTGGTGGAACGGCCAGACCATGGGCACCCGTTTCTTCACCTGGCGTCACGGCAAGCGCGTCGGCGAAGACGAGTTCGGCAATGTCTATTACGAAGGTCCGATGACGAGCTGGGGTCAACCGAAGCGCTGGGTAATCTATAGCGGTTACGCCGAAGCCTCGAAGATCGCCTCCGGCTGGCACGGCTGGATGCATTACCGCACCGATACCCCGCCGTCGAAGGAAGACTACAAGCCGCGCGAATGGGAAAAGGCGCATCGCCCGAACCAGACCGGCACGGCTGCTGCCTATCGCCCGCAGGGCTCGATTTCCGCCACCGGCGAGCGTCCGCGCGTCACCGGCGACTATGATGCCTGGACGCCGGGCAGCTGA
- a CDS encoding GNAT family N-acetyltransferase yields MQVQSVQIREATENDLEAIVSLFADDPLGGHGDTTDPEALPNYRAAFRKIAASPNETLYVAELHGQVVGTFQTMVTTTLTALGSSSLIIEAVQTRADMRGRGIGAAMIDFAIEHARETGMRLVQLTSNAVRKDAHRFYERLGFTPSHIGFKLKLK; encoded by the coding sequence ATGCAAGTCCAATCAGTGCAGATAAGAGAAGCCACCGAGAATGATCTGGAGGCGATCGTCTCCCTCTTTGCCGATGATCCGCTCGGCGGCCATGGCGACACGACCGATCCTGAGGCTTTGCCCAACTATCGCGCCGCATTCCGGAAGATTGCCGCGTCTCCAAACGAGACGCTTTATGTCGCGGAACTCCACGGTCAGGTGGTCGGCACCTTCCAGACGATGGTCACCACCACCCTGACAGCGCTCGGTTCTTCCTCGCTGATCATTGAAGCGGTTCAGACGCGGGCCGACATGCGGGGCAGGGGTATTGGCGCGGCCATGATCGACTTTGCCATTGAGCATGCCCGCGAAACCGGCATGCGCCTCGTCCAGCTGACTTCGAACGCCGTGCGCAAGGATGCCCATCGCTTCTACGAACGGCTCGGCTTCACGCCTTCCCATATCGGCTTCAAGCTGAAGCTGAAATGA